The following are from one region of the Sorghum bicolor cultivar BTx623 chromosome 2, Sorghum_bicolor_NCBIv3, whole genome shotgun sequence genome:
- the LOC8054770 gene encoding probable glucan endo-1,3-beta-glucosidase A6 encodes MAVSMAAPPLLTLPFLFLLFATVACRGAYGASGGYGLGVNYGRVADDIPSPRRSVELLRAAGAGSVKIYDANPGVLRALAGTRWPVSIMVPNEIIPDLAASVAAADRWVAKNLVPYYPATRVKFLLVGNEILSDHSIANSTWPRLVPAMENIHRSLRKRGISSVKIGTTLAMDALADGAFPRPPSAATFRADIAEAVVRPLLHFLNGTNSYYFVDAYPYFVWADNNLTVSLDYALFQGGRLRYVDPGTRLTYTNLLDEMLDAVVIAMAKLGYGHVKLAIAETGWPNGCDYDQIGGNVHNAAIYNRNLAARMVKNPGTPVRPGAKMPVFVFSLYNEDLKPGPGTERHWGLYYANGTAVYEIDLTGRRPLWSYPPLPAPENNTPYKGPIWCLLSAAASNKLNETAVGNALTYACGQGNGTCDAIQPGKNCYMPNTTVAHASYAFNSYWQQFRKIGATCYFNNLAEQTIKDPSHGSCKFPSSLESP; translated from the exons ATGGCGGTATCCATGGCCGCTCCACCGCTCTTGACCCTccccttcctcttccttctcttcGCCACCGTCGCCTGCCGCG GGGCGTATGGGGCAAGCGGCGGCTACGGGCTCGGCGTCAACTACGGCCGGGTGGCGGACGACATCCCCTCGCCGCGGCGGTCCGTGGAGCTGCTCCGCGCGGCGGGGGCCGGGTCGGTCAAGATCTACGACGCCAACCCGGGCGTGCTCCGCGCGCTGGCGGGGACGCGCTGGCCTGTCTCCATCATGGTGCCCAACGAGATCATCCCGGACCTCGCCGCCTCAGTGGCCGCGGCGGACCGGTGGGTCGCCAAGAACCTGGTCCCCTACTACCCGGCGACGCGGGTCAAGTTCCTTCTCGTGGGGAACGAGATCCTCTCCGACCACTCCATCGCCAACTCCACCTGGCCGCGCCTGGTCCCGGCGATGGAGAACATCCACCGGAGCCTCCGCAAGAGGGGCATCAGCAGCGTTAAGATTGGCACCACGCTCGCCATGGACGCGCTCGCCGACGGCGCCTTCCCGCGCCCACCGTCGGCCGCCACGTTCCGCGCCGACATCGCCGAGGCAGTCGTGCGCCCGCTGCTGCACTTCCTGAACGGGACAAACTCGTACTACTTCGTCGACGCGTACCCCTACTTCGTCTGGGCCGACAACAACCTCACCGTCTCGCTCGACTACGCGCTCTTCCAGGGCGGACGCCTCCGCTACGTCGACCCGGGCACCAGACTCACATACACCAACCTGCTCGACGAAATGCTCGACGCGGTGGTCATCGCGATGGCGAAGCTCGGTTACGGGCACGTGAAGCTGGCCATCGCGGAGACCGGGTGGCCCAACGGCTGCGACTACGACCAGATTGGCGGCAACGTCCACAACGCCGCCATCTACAACAGGAACCTCGCGGCGCGGATGGTCAAGAACCCGGGCACGCCGGTGAGGCCGGGCGCCAAGATGCCGGTGTTCGTGTTCTCGCTCTACAACGAGGACCTCAAGCCAGGGCCGGGCACCGAGCGACATTGGGGGTTGTACTATGCCAACGGCACGGCGGTCTACGAgatcgacctcaccggacggcgGCCACTGTGGTCGTACCCGCCTCTGCCGGCGCCGGAGAACAATACACCGTACAAGGGGCCGATATGGTGCTTGCTCTCGGCCGCCGCCAGCAACAAGCTGAACGAGACGGCAGTGGGGAACGCGCTGACGTACGCGTGCGGGCAGGGAAACGGGACCTGCGACGCCATTCAGCCTGGGAAAAACTGCTACATGCCGAACACGACGGTGGCGCACGCCAGCTACGCTTTCAATTCTTACTGGCAGCAGTTCAGGAAGATTGGAGCGACGTGCTACTTCAACAACCTCGCAGAGCAGACTATCAAAGACCCAA GTCATGGATCCTGCAAGTTCCCTAGCTCGTTGGAGTCGCCTTGA